Proteins encoded together in one Bacillota bacterium window:
- a CDS encoding GrpB family protein codes for MLGLPYNILKLVSYDAEWVKEYNEEAERIKAAINDASATICHIGSTAVPGMVSKPIIDIMLGVDDMEKSDYYINNLEQIGYNCLGECGRIGRIFFVKGGIENCTHHLHLVEKNSEYWIDNIMFRDYLIRDNKAASEYAGIKVELEKRFRTDRDMYRLFKSEYVEKVIKQLKEKCANTTS; via the coding sequence ATGCTGGGGTTACCGTACAATATTTTAAAGTTGGTTTCTTACGATGCAGAGTGGGTAAAAGAATACAATGAAGAGGCTGAAAGAATCAAAGCTGCAATTAATGATGCATCTGCTACCATATGTCATATTGGTAGTACTGCTGTTCCCGGGATGGTTTCAAAGCCTATTATTGATATAATGCTTGGTGTTGACGATATGGAAAAAAGCGATTATTACATTAACAACCTGGAACAAATAGGATATAATTGTTTAGGGGAATGCGGAAGGATAGGAAGAATATTTTTTGTAAAAGGCGGCATTGAGAATTGCACGCATCACTTGCATCTTGTGGAAAAAAACAGTGAGTACTGGATAGATAATATAATGTTCAGGGATTATTTGATACGGGATAATAAAGCTGCATCTGAATATGCCGGTATAAAGGTTGAACTTGAAAAAAGGTTTAGGACAGATAGAGATATGTATAGACTATTTAAATCAGAATATGTTGAAAAAGTTATCAAACAACTAAAAGAGAAGTGTGCAAACACAACATCATGA